The region ATTAATGATATTTCAAACTTACACTGCATCAAAATCACAAATTCTTTGCAAAAAAATTTGGCAGTAGGTCCAAATATAATTTCATCAACctaaataataaataataatatatgaTTATCTTTATGTCTTATAAACAAAGCAGTGTCTACTTTACCATGATTAAATCCTGGTTTTATAAAACATCCACTAAGGCGCTAACACCAAGATAtatgagcttgtttgagaccatagAGGACTCACTTAAGTTTAAAACAAAATTAGGATTTTCATAGTCCTCAAAACCATAAGGTTGAGTGAGATGTACTTCTTTGTTTATTAAACCATTAAGACAAATCTATTTTACATCCATCTGATACAACTTAAAATACATGAAGTAGGAAAATGCCAAAAGGAGATTTATCGCCTCAAGACAAGCTATGGGAGCATAAGTCTCATCATAGTCAATCCTTTCGGCATGACTATAACCTTTTGCCACTTAATAtctttatttctagtaattatGCCATTTTCATCCGACTTGTTCCTAAACAGCCATCTACTGCTAATGACAGCTTTATCTTGAGGATATTGAACAAGGTCCCAAAAGTTATGTTTAAATTAAATGAGCTCTTCTTGCATAGTAAGAAGTCATCCATCGTCAACTAAATAAATAGATATAGTCTTAAGTTGAATTTGGGATATGAAAGCATAATACTCACATAAAATGTTAACCTGAGATCTTGTACTCACGCCCTTCCTAATATCGTCGAGCATCTGATCTAACATATGATCTTTTATAAAAATACAGTCTAGAGGTAACTGAGTTTAGGTCTCTTATTTTTCTTCCTCTTGTTTGATTTCCTCTTTATCTTTGCTAATTTCTTTTTCTCATAGAGGATCTTCTTTCGGAGTGTTGTTATTTATTATTGTTTTGTTATAAAACCTGAAAAATCATGAAGACTACCTTTCCGTGATTTTTGGGGTCTAGTTTCATAAACAGTAACATGAAACAACTCTCCAGCATAAGACATTCTATTGTTGTTAACTTCATAAGATTTACTCGATGATGAGTACCCTAGAAAAACTCCTTCATCAGACTTTACGTCAAATTTACTAAGATTTACTGTTATTTAAAATAAAGCATTTTCCACCAAAAAACAAAAGTAGGAAATATTAGGTTTCCTACCTTTAAATATCTCATAAGATGTCTTCTCTAGTATAGGTCGGATGACCATCCTATTCAAGACATGACATGCAATATTAATCATATTCTCCCAAAAGTACATAAGCAAACTCATTTCACTTATCATTGGCTGAGCCAATTCTTCAAAACACGATTTTTATGATCAATAACACCATTTTTTATGGAGTACACGGACATGAAAACTTATGAGTTATCTCGTTTTTGTTAAAAAAGCTTTCAAAATGATGGTTTAcaaactcaccaccatgatcaaTATGGAGAATGACATCTTTCCAACCAAAAAACGGACAATGAAGTGAAGCGGTTAATCCTCCTTCCAAACACGAACATACCTTTGAGAGATAAGTATCCAAGATTAAATCAAAATTTTATGCGGACTTATCTCAAACAGATGCAAAGTTTTGAACAGACATCCTCTGAACCAAACCATGGTTTTACACAGGCTGATTACAAACTGAACTAAAATTTTACACCTAGATGATCTCGAACCAAGTTAAGATTTTACATCGATATGTACTTAAGAACCAATAATAAAATTTTTTAGTGGTTATCTTCAAGAAAACATAAATAGAGCTTTTCATTAGGTGGCTCAACTCACAAACCAAATAGAGATTTAACACTAAACCTCCACCCAAAGCTTTTAAAGAATTTAGTTTTGAGCCTAAACAAAACACTTCCTAAGGAAGACATATTCACTCAAGACGAAAAATAACTCTATGTGAGTTTAGAATATTACACTTTCCAGAATAATTTCCTCACTTAAACATAAGAACCTTTATCAAAGTGCTATGGCTAAATTTATATGAGAGAAAGTAAAACTATTTTATAGAGAGTGAGGAAGGTGAGAAATATCATGTTTATGGATTTGAAAAAGTGAAGGGAGAGACACACAAAAAAAGGAAACTATCAATGGGAAAAATTAATTGTCTAATCGACTGGGTCCTTATTCCAATTAATTAGATGACCTGAACAATCAATTATTTTTTTCCCATTTTGCAAAGATTTGATAGAAAGTCATTACCCTTCTTCAAGACACTGTCATAATCAATTATGAACTCGCGTTTCTCTTATTCAATCTATTGGATATTTCAAAATACATGTCATAATCATTTTGCAGTTTCCAATTCATCTGGCTAGGCTCCAAAACATTTTTAGGTTATTTTCATCGAGAAATAGAGGCTTTAAAAACACCTTTAGTGAGTTTGTGATTTAGCCATATTACTTTATCAAAATGCCCTTGTGTTATTACAAAACACTAAATACTCAAATATGATCTGTCGCGACATAAAAAATACCCGAGCGTAACGAAACACTCGAAAAACAACAcagtcgccaccaaactttatttattctaaaaGTAAAAAGAAGGTGTTAATAAAACCcttgaataaaaataaaatggtcatcgcaaccaaatttGGGTTAGGGAGTCAATTATGTGAGGGGAAaatattagcacccctcacatccgttgtactcaatgaAAACCGTTTAGTGAGCTTTGCTAATATGagtgttagcacccctcacatcaTAATGAAGTTCTTGATGTCTTTCTGATAGTGATTTATTCATACTGTAAAGTCATCAGATCTGTTGAATGCACTGTTCAGATTCAGAGTGTCTGAGTCTTCTCTCCGTCGGACTTTGTGCGCTTTCTTTTCTTTAGAGTCAGAACCTTTGCTTAAATATCTTCTAAGTTGTTATTATAGACTTACGTGATTGTCAGATGTATGTCTATCTGATCCTTTTTCGATTAGAGTCCTTCACACATAGATAAatttgttagggtaccaatttgtttcatcctttgaTATCATCAAAACCTTAAAGATGAATTGTAAACAcaaaatcttgttcttacaatctccccctttttgatgatgacaaaaacctcagaatgatgatgaaacaatgatacttcaACAAGGATTTAAAACAGTTATCTCAGAGTCAAATGAGTGACGACTCCCCCTGAGATAGATCACAATAAATTTTAGATGTTCTTACGAGATCTCCTTGCGTAGTAGCCTGTTTTTAGATACTTCCTGCAAATCATAGGATTTTCATAAGTTTTTAAACGTGCTCAGTGCAGCAAGAGGCTTAGATATtatttcatcagagctatttttattctccccctttttgtcagactcaaaaagacttAGTAAAAAGCATAGAGACAAAAGATAATTCATATGTGAAAAAGAAGTACAGATGAGTTGATAAGCTATAAAGAACAGAGAGAAAAACACTTAAAGAATACATATGAGATAAGAAAGTAGAGAAGGCAACCAAACAAGTCCTAAGTGCCTAAGAATTTGGAGGAGGTGGTATCCTCTGAAGCAACTGAGACAATAGGTTCTGAATGTTGGAGTTGATAGAGTCCTGTTGATCCAGTCTGGCTCTCACAATCTGCTGCTCCTTCTGTAGCTCTTCCAGAGTCTTCAACAATAGAGGACCAAAGTCAGAGTGAGATTtctccccctgagtcagagcgTCGTTCCCTACCTTAACGGCTTCTTCTACAGCTATGCGTGCTGCTTCTTCAGCATTAGCCTTtgctttggcttcagcttcagcaacagcaacaacctcaacaacGTCCTTCTCTGTAGCTTCTCTTGCTCTTTGTTCTTCCTCCAAGCGAGCcttctcttcagcttctcttCTAGCTCTCTCTTCTGCCTCTCTGGCCAGACGTGCCTACAACCTCTCTCCAGGTTCTCTAATGAAGTCGTTGTTATAGTAGTTTGTTGGGAAGAGGTTGAAGGTTGTTCCGTTGATTCCATTTGTTAAGAATAGCTGTAAACTGATTATTGCTGGGAATCCATGAAAAAGATGAAGGTTGAGGAAGAACACTTGAAGATGCTTGAGAATGCTTGAAGGTTGAGAGAACAAGGGTTTGTGTAGGatgtgagtgaaaagtgtgaaagtgagaATTGTGGCAAGTATAAGTACATAAGGTAAGCATGCAAAACGACAGCGTTAGATGGGAATAAGAAACAGTAATTAAATGATGGAACAGAAAAATGAGTTGACACGCTATGGGAGAAATTAATTACAGCTAATGATGGATGTCTAATCCACAAATTAGCATACTGCTTGAGAAAATCTCAAAGGTCTGTCTCTTGAGTTCTGTGCTAGACAGTTGTCTGGAAGATCCAAAGTCAGACGCAAGAGAGACCACATGTTGATCTATCTGATCTTTAGGAATCCCAAGAGATtggatcctgaggatttctgattcagataacttctaactagtagaagtatcagagtcagattcAAACACCAAATGTTAAGTTTAGAGCCTAtttttccatttcaattttaAATGTTTCAGACCACCAATGATTCAGATAACTTCTAACTTCTTGTTGTctgtaaccttgtgccaccagtcgtgctttgttcCATACCacttctcccttttcatttagtttgtttctgaacacccatcttgttccaataatGTGGGTTCCTATTGGCCTTGGTATCAGATCCCAGACGTCGTTCTTTGtaaattgatcaagttcttcttccATTGCAAGAATCCAGTCATTGccttgaagtgcctcatcacaggaagtaggctctATTAGAGACACTAATCCCAAAGGGGTTTCTTCGGATACTTTGAATGTAGACCTTGTTCTGACAGGTTtatccttgtttcccagaatcaattcttcagagaTGTTTGGACGATTTCTTGATCTTTTTTGTACATTTGAGATTTCAGTTGTTTTTGGATTTTACTTTTCAGCTTCCTCAGAttctttagtcttttcgtcagaacctggAAGAGTtatctccagatctgcaagtttttcaactaactttgacttttcaaagtcaagcttatcatcaaatttgacatgtattgattcttccataattttcgtttctgtattgtatactttGTAGCCCTTAGAGCGctctgagtatcctaacataatacctttttgtacttttgaatcaaacttgttcaaatgTTCTTTAGTATTGAGAATAAAGCAAGAGCAACCAAAgggatgaaagtaagaaatgttggattttcttcccttacacagttcataaggagtcttctccaaAATATGTCTAACAGAGATTCTATTCTAAATATAGCATGCTatatttactgcttcagcccaaaagtgcttagccacatttgtttcgTTAATCATGGTTCTAGCCATTTCTTAGAGAGTCATATTCTTCCTTTATATAACCCCATTTTATTGTGGATTTCTAGGacaagagaaatcatgggatattccatttgaaTAAAAAATTTCCTCAAAAAACTTATTTTcgaattctccaccatgatcacttctgactctgatgattttagagtcaaatttgTTTTACACTTTAGAACAGAATCTAGTGAATATAgagtgtgactcattcttgtgctttagaaattttacccatgtcctGCGGCTAAAATCATAAACaatgaccagtccatacttctttccattgactgaagttgtcttaacaggtccaaacaagtcaatatgaaggagttccagaggcttagaggtagaaacaacaattttctttttaaaagaagttttatgaaaattttcctttttgacatgcctcacacagagcatctgGAGAGAACTTTagtttaggtagacctctgactaactcgagtttatttagctgagaaatcaTTATCATACTAATGTGATCCAAGtgtctatgccatacccattgctcttcatttacagaaattaaacattttacattttgattttttagatctgaaagattaattttgtaaatgttgtttttcctcttgccagtgaaaAGAACTAttccattattctgattaattgctttgcatgttttttgattgacgattatatcataaccgttctcacttaattgacttattgataacaggttatgcattgatccttctacataaagaacatcaaAGATAGAGGGAAAagatccattaccaatagttccagagcctctgattcttcctttctgatttcctccgaaacctacgaagccagcatctttaagttccaggctttggaaaatatgctttcttcccgtcatgtgtcgcgagcatccagagtccaggtaccatgattggtgtcttaactctacTGCATAGTatatctgcaacataaactattttatcctttggtacccagaatattttaggtcctttgtgattagttctcccagagtttcttgaaactttgggttttctagcattagtaaaattttgtgtttgtgaatgtgtgtagtgataagagAAAGGGGATTTAGGTTTATCATCTGCAGAAGGTATTTTCTCgtcttcatcagagtcatatcctattcctcttttcttattctgactgactccataaatcatagaagccattctgcttctttctagcccatttttcagaaacttttgaaatgatttttcatatttatatatgattatgttagaagtttgtggggcttgagataaagcttcttcaagttttaaacacTGTTTATTTGAGGATTCTTTTTCTCTTTCCAAAATCAGAATGTCAtcttttaattcaaaaactttcatctcaagcttatcacattaTTCAATGGTTCCTTCAAGGACCTTTTTCAAAGCCTTGAATTTTTGTCTAAGTTTCTTATATGAGCTTAGAGATTCAGATAAGCAAGATTCAAGGTTAGAacgagaaagatcagaaaatacctctttagGATCAGATTCTCTTTGTGATGAGCTTTGAGATGcggtagccatgaatgccacatttgcctattcatcttcagagtctgattctgaagcatcggattcagagtcatcccaggtggccataagtcccttcttagttttgaaAGAACTTTTCTTGAATCCTTCTCTTCTGGAGTtgtctttcttgagctttggGCATTCGTTTCTATAGTGACCTAGTTCTTTACATTCATATCATGTTACCTCTTTATTTGGTTTgcctctggaagttgattctgagtGATCTGCtttgggtcttggtcttctgaagttattattcctttttctctagagttgttttactcttatggttaaaagggataactcttcttcatcatcggaatcatccttttcagagtcatcattttcttcttcttcagcttggagaGCTTTATTCCTTTTTGGTTTGCATCTCTCAGATCTAGACTTTAGAGCTACAGACTTGCTTTTCTTTTggggctcatcttcctcaagttctatctcatgactctTGAGGGAGCTGACAAGTTCTTCCAagcttatgttgttcagatcttttgatagtTTTAAAGCAGTGACCATAGGTatccacttctttggcaagcttctgacaatctttttgacatgatctgtAGTTGTGTAGCCCTTGcccagaaccttgagtcctgaaattaaagtttgaaatctagaaaacatttCCTCTATAGCTTtatcgtcctccatcttgaaggcttcatattcTAAACTAGAGCTAGAGCCTTTGTCTCTTTAACTTGTGATTTGCCTTCATGAGTCATTTttagggagtcaagtatttctttagaagtttccctgttggtgatcttttcatattcattgtaggatatggcattcAACAGTATTGTTCTTGCTTTGTGGTGATTTTTAAAATCACACTTATGATCATCAGTCATTTTATTTCTGGCAACAACAATACCAATATCAGATACAACAGGTACATAGCCAATTGTAACTATGTCCCATAGGTTAGcgtcataacccagaaagaaactttcgattatgtctttccaataatcaaacttttctccatcaaataCTGGAGGATTggcattgtaactgtctctttcattggtgttggccatagtatttttctcacgctggatctctctctacactgttaagtgtttgattaaaaatcaataacagaaccgaagctctgataccaatgaaggtagagaaaaacaagaaagaggggtttgaatttttttcccagataataaaaacttttgcaaataaaacacACACGAAAAGGAAGGATATCAACAAAGAAGTTTATCCTGGTTTGCTTGAAACTCAAAGGTACTCCAGTCCACtcggccaaggtgatttcgcctttaacaaggacttaatccactaatcttgaaagattacacaaaaAAACATCTAAGAagataaagatctcttagccctctcaagtttacagacttcacaagtcacttgaggagaTATTCAACAACTATTTGAAAGATACAGTGAAGTGTTTAGTACTTCTAGGTAAGCAGTAGTTGCACATTATAAGAACAAAAATATTtcacacttagagcaacaactcgtgtgaacaAAAATTGAACAAGAATAAAAGAGCTTATGAATTTGTTGCAGTATTCTCGTGTATTCTTCCTTGTCTTGTATGAAGATGATCCAGCCTTTATATAGATTTGATAAAGAGACTGTTAGTTGAGGCATTCATGGATATCTTGGCAATGATGGACttttaatgtcattaatctcttTGTCCTTTCTATAGAAATTTTGGAGCGCGTTAAATCTCTTCCAAAAATAGATTCATACAAAAACTGGAAGGCTTCGTAGTTAAGTCTTTGTGACTGTCCTTGAGTCAGAGTACGCGGAGCTCAGATGTTCTTGTTCAGCGTGTATATCTTCAGATAGTTGCTGAAAGCAGATTGACTTCTAAAGTTCTTGATGTCTTTCTGATAATGATTTTTTCAGACTGTAAAGTCATCAGATCCGTTGAGTGCACTGTTCAGATTCAGAGTGTTTGAGTCTTCTCTCCGTCGGACTCAGTGCGCTTTattttcttcagagtcagaacctcTGCTTAAATATCTTCTAAGTTGTTATTCCGGACTTACGTGATTGTCAGATGTATATCTATCTAATCCTTTTTCGATTAGAGTCCTGCGCACTTAGATAAATTTTttagggtaccaatttgtttcatcTTTTGTCATCATTAAAACCTTAGAGATGAGTTGTAGACACAAAATCTTGTTCTTTCAGCAAATGATGCTTAGGTCTCATTCGAGCGGAAAAATATTGATTTCTACACACTCATAGAAGTAGGGTACATTATGAGTACATCACGTTGGAGTGGATAAAATAAAATCCAAATTCTCACAGATCGTGTTTTAATCGCATTCGAGCGAATAACATTGCTTGCTACTCACACATAGGAGTATTGAAGCATTAGTTTGTGCTTTGCATCAAAATGGATGAAACATCACTCGTTTGTGAGAAGGTTTTGTGTCATGCTAAGGCGGGAAAAAATAGGTTTTATTGGTTGGATTGTTTTTAGGTGGAAGACAAATAATCGAACGGGGAAGCAATTACGGCTTGTATCCAAATACTCGAGACTAGGATTGGATATTATGTCCAACTAATACTTTTAATCCATTTGATTGCGAAAGGTTTGAAACACATTCAATGGATTTTAAGCGAAAGACAAATACTCGAGCGGGAAAGCTAATATGGCTTGTTTTCAAGTATTCGAGACTAGGATTGGATATTATGTCCAACTAATCCTTTTTAATCTATTTTATTGCGAAAGATATTTGAAGCGCTTTTAATTAACTTTAAGAGGAAGACAAATACTTGAGCGGGAAAGCTATTACGTCTTGTACCGAAGTATTCGAGACTAGGATTATATATTACGTCAAACTAGCcctttttaattcattttattttgaAAACGATTTGATTCAATTTTGAGAAATAGATTGATTATTTAATTGTGAACAAGATcgatttttataaaaaaaataatgtattatcatttttttaatattaattttgCAATTAATCAAAACAAACAATTGATTAAATTAAGATAGGGTGTAAGGAGTGAAAGGGGCGCTCAAAGGGTCCAAAAGGCCTAAAAGGGCCAAACCCTGATTTGAGAGAATGAGGGACGAATGTGAGGAGAGAGGAGGCACACTCCTTCTTCTCAATAAAACAAAGCCCAACCAACTTACGACATGTGGCTCCATTAGCTGAttatttttaaaaacttaaaCAAAGGAAGCGAAAAAAGAAAAGGTTCAATGCTGAATTTTTCAGATCACACATTCTTCTTCCTCGTTCTAACACTCACACAATTTCATAACATGTTCATCCAAGCATCAACACATACACACCATCAATCTCTCACCCTTCCACCCTTAATTCAAATTTAATACATGAGAATCAAACACCACATCTCAAATCAAACATGTAACTCAAAGCAAAATCAAAATCTGGAAAAATGCAAGATAAACACGAAGAACAAAGCTGAAACATAAACCCTAAAATAGCTTTGTTTGGCTTGATTAGCAGGTTTCCAAGTATGATTCATGGGGGAAGTATCTACATCATGTGCAAAAACGTGGATTAAGCAAGGAAGCACGCAAAAAGTGAGAAAATACCAAAACAAAATCTAAAAATTCTTGATTCTGGTGAAGCTTTCGATGAACTATTGAAGTTTCTGACGACCTGAGCAATTTTTGGAGAAACTCTGGCGAGATTTTTTCATTTTCCGTCGAGATGAAATTTTCAAGGTAAACACGTTTTTGAGATCCTTTTCAATTTATTATGCTATTCTTCTACTCTGTTTCGATCACTTTCTTCCTCTTCTTATTTTTTATCGTGGTAGCTTTTTCTATTGTCAGTTTACATATATATTATGGATAAAACTAATTGGTGGTGGTGATTTGAAGTATTGAATATGAAAATGGTTTTGTGGTATGAAGATTTGTTGGTTGTTAATGGAGTGTCacacctcaaaaaatgagaacacgacttcACGAAGTGTAATCGCATGCTCGCAGGATGGACTGAACATAttcgccaccgaactttatttattcccaaagagggaaagggggAATATCGATGAAACCCAAGAACGAACGACAAAAaattggtcgtcgcaaccaatacAGGGTTCGAGATTCGATTACacgaggggaaggtattaacacccccCACGTCTGTTGTACTTAACGAGAACCGTTAGGTTAGCTGTGTGCATTAGTGTTAGCTCAGAAATGTTAGGTTTCTCAAGTTATTAAGAGGGAAATAAGAATAGGAACAAAAGAAAAGAtaaaatgtttttggattttttattaatGTGTCTGGCAAGGTGTACAAATCCTGCTCCaacgtatctccgggtgcaatagagaactcaagggttatgtagttctgggtagaaaatgtttgtttgttggttgattttagaAAAATCTACTTTGTGTTAATCGACGAAAATATTGTTggctacccaaaacaagtggacAAGGAAACGTTTGCATCATAGacgaatggatttacaaatcaacatttgTGGGCAACGTTGCAAGCTTACTCACAAGTTCAAGTGGACGAAACATTATTTTTGCA is a window of Lathyrus oleraceus cultivar Zhongwan6 chromosome 6, CAAS_Psat_ZW6_1.0, whole genome shotgun sequence DNA encoding:
- the LOC127096344 gene encoding uncharacterized protein LOC127096344, translating into MARTMINETNVAKHFWAEAARLAREAEERARREAEEKARLEEEQRAREATEKDVVEVVAVAEAEAKAKANAEEAARIAVEEAVKVGNDALTQGEKSHSDFGPLLLKTLEELQKEQQIVRARLDQQDSINSNIQNLLSQLLQRIPPPPNS